The following are encoded together in the Deltaproteobacteria bacterium genome:
- a CDS encoding EscU/YscU/HrcU family type III secretion system export apparatus switch protein: protein MAEDSSQEKTEDATPRRVREARKKGQVAKSRDLNTIVILIAAFAGMLVLFQMSTEDFRALFQQVFEFTKQREIDNRELFHQLGAACISMTKILAPYLGLLTVIALAVGFLQTGPIFATEPIQMQMKRLNIVENVKNMAKITTLIELVKNILKVSLVFFLAYWVLKKSLNEVLLTMTASPLHGAEVAQRVLTAFLIRVFVVFIVLAIIDIMVQRWQYKKQLRMTKDEVKREYKQDEGDPLIKSMRRQLHQEMAQSDVRKAVAAADMVVTNPTELAIALKYDTANMAAPQVLAKGQRLFAQLIREVAEEYDVPIMRNIPLAWALIELEIGDEIPESLYTAVAELLLIVYRMREQQKQPTAPQS from the coding sequence ATGGCGGAAGACAGCTCACAAGAGAAGACCGAGGATGCGACCCCGCGACGCGTGCGGGAGGCACGCAAGAAGGGGCAAGTGGCGAAGAGTCGCGACTTGAACACGATCGTCATTTTGATCGCAGCGTTTGCGGGCATGCTCGTCCTCTTCCAAATGTCGACGGAAGATTTCCGTGCCCTCTTCCAACAAGTCTTCGAGTTCACGAAGCAGCGCGAGATCGACAATCGCGAATTGTTCCACCAACTCGGCGCAGCTTGCATTTCCATGACCAAGATCCTCGCGCCGTACTTGGGATTGCTCACCGTGATCGCGCTGGCGGTCGGCTTTCTGCAGACCGGACCGATCTTCGCCACCGAGCCGATCCAGATGCAGATGAAGCGACTCAATATCGTCGAGAACGTGAAGAACATGGCGAAGATCACGACACTGATCGAGTTGGTGAAAAATATCTTAAAAGTCTCACTCGTCTTTTTCCTCGCCTACTGGGTGTTAAAAAAATCGCTGAACGAAGTCCTGCTGACGATGACTGCCTCGCCGCTCCATGGGGCGGAAGTCGCCCAGCGGGTCTTGACGGCGTTCCTGATCCGCGTCTTCGTCGTCTTCATCGTGCTCGCGATCATCGACATCATGGTGCAACGCTGGCAATACAAGAAGCAGTTGCGCATGACCAAAGACGAAGTGAAGCGCGAGTATAAGCAAGACGAGGGCGATCCACTCATCAAATCGATGCGGCGACAACTGCATCAAGAGATGGCGCAGTCGGACGTGCGGAAAGCGGTCGCAGCGGCCGATATGGTGGTCACCAACCCGACCGAACTCGCGATTGCGCTGAAATACGATACCGCGAACATGGCCGCGCCCCAAGTCCTCGCCAAAGGACAACGCCTGTTTGCGCAATTGATCCGCGAAGTGGCGGAAGAGTACGACGTGCCGATCATGCGCAACATTCCGCTGGCGTGGGCGTTGATCGAACTCGAGATCGGCGATGAAATTCCGGAATCGTTGTATACGGCCGTGGCCGAATTACTGCTGATCGTCTACCGGATGCGGGAACAACAGAAGCAACCGACTGCACCACAGTCTTAA
- a CDS encoding serine/threonine protein kinase, with the protein MGQYYLLEKLAQGGMAEIYKGLAYDLHGIKRIVVIKKILPHIAANREFIDMLIAEAKIAVMLTHGNIAQIYDLGKVGADYFIVMEYVPGWSVSQIQRECAARKLPIPIPFACYITAEIAAGLDYMHERTDERGEPLHIVHRDVSPQNVILSESGTVKIIDFGIAKARTKLETTDVGILKGKFAYMSPEHANGEAMDHRSDIFSLGVILHEMLAGVRLFKARDQRETLRNVRRCEPAVPSTLRPDVSPALDAIVLQSLAKACDARTASAGLLRGALLRLLHQTFPEFRPQDVVTFLHQLFGEVEPEGEPEDAEGKTPLLISDFTQSAVVGTRGGEPFESIVEHGVPTVIAELMEPFGRERPMAPTVDEAPLAAETEADEVSVTVAGTDLQSRALAWLRRCRATGAPVWQAVQRLRLRPLRRREIGIVAGLCVLCGVGLLWISGTGALLWDSWQQRQPLLAERQPVVLGSEPVVATVALHVTSTPAGAKIFLDQRETGLVTPTTLRGLVRDHEYELGFFLDGYQYYRIPWNMRDATAKSLEIVLTPDYGRVKIETTPAGASLRIDGVARGHTPYQSAALLPGTVLHFQVVLPGYETASHEVRIQPGRTVQVRIPLRRQ; encoded by the coding sequence ATGGGACAGTATTATCTGCTCGAAAAGCTCGCGCAGGGCGGGATGGCGGAGATTTACAAAGGTCTGGCGTATGACCTGCACGGGATCAAGCGCATCGTCGTGATCAAGAAGATCCTGCCGCATATCGCCGCGAATCGCGAATTCATCGATATGCTCATTGCCGAGGCGAAGATCGCCGTGATGTTGACCCACGGGAATATCGCGCAAATTTACGACTTGGGGAAGGTGGGCGCGGACTACTTTATTGTGATGGAGTATGTGCCCGGATGGTCGGTCAGCCAGATCCAACGCGAATGCGCGGCGCGGAAGCTCCCGATCCCCATTCCGTTCGCGTGCTATATTACCGCCGAGATCGCCGCCGGCCTTGACTATATGCACGAGCGGACCGACGAGCGCGGCGAGCCGCTCCATATCGTGCACCGCGACGTGAGTCCGCAAAATGTGATCTTGAGCGAGTCCGGGACGGTGAAGATCATCGACTTCGGGATCGCGAAAGCACGGACGAAATTAGAGACCACGGACGTCGGCATCCTGAAGGGCAAATTCGCCTATATGTCGCCGGAACACGCCAACGGCGAGGCGATGGATCATCGCAGTGATATTTTTTCACTCGGCGTGATCCTGCACGAAATGTTGGCCGGCGTGCGACTCTTCAAAGCGCGCGACCAACGCGAGACGTTGCGGAACGTCCGCCGCTGTGAACCGGCGGTGCCGTCGACGCTGCGGCCCGACGTATCGCCGGCCCTCGACGCGATCGTGTTGCAGAGTTTGGCGAAGGCGTGTGACGCGCGGACCGCGAGCGCCGGGTTGCTGCGGGGGGCGTTGCTGCGGTTGCTGCATCAGACCTTTCCGGAGTTTCGTCCACAGGATGTCGTGACCTTCCTCCATCAATTGTTCGGCGAAGTCGAACCGGAAGGCGAGCCCGAAGATGCGGAGGGCAAGACGCCGCTGTTGATCAGCGATTTCACCCAGTCGGCCGTGGTCGGTACGCGCGGTGGCGAACCGTTCGAATCGATCGTGGAACACGGCGTGCCGACCGTGATCGCGGAACTCATGGAGCCGTTCGGCCGCGAACGGCCGATGGCTCCGACTGTCGACGAGGCGCCATTGGCGGCGGAGACCGAAGCCGACGAAGTGAGCGTGACCGTGGCGGGCACCGACCTTCAATCCCGCGCGCTGGCATGGCTGCGGCGCTGTCGAGCGACGGGTGCGCCCGTGTGGCAGGCCGTGCAGCGGCTGCGGTTGCGCCCGTTGCGACGGCGCGAAATCGGCATTGTCGCCGGTCTCTGCGTCCTGTGTGGCGTCGGTTTGTTGTGGATCAGCGGCACGGGGGCGTTGCTGTGGGACTCCTGGCAACAGCGACAACCCTTGCTGGCCGAGCGCCAGCCGGTCGTGTTGGGCAGTGAGCCTGTCGTGGCGACGGTTGCGCTGCACGTCACGTCGACCCCGGCGGGCGCCAAAATATTTCTCGATCAGCGCGAAACGGGACTCGTGACGCCCACGACGTTGCGCGGATTAGTGCGCGACCACGAGTATGAACTCGGATTCTTCTTGGACGGCTATCAATATTATCGCATCCCATGGAATATGCGCGACGCGACTGCGAAGTCCCTTGAGATTGTCCTGACGCCCGACTATGGGCGTGTGAAGATTGAAACAACCCCTGCGGGGGCGTCGCTGCGCATCGACGGCGTAGCGCGTGGGCATACGCCATATCAGAGTGCCGCGTTGTTGCCCGGCACCGTGCTGCACTTCCAGGTCGTGTTGCCTGGTTATGAGACGGCGTCGCACGAAGTGCGCATCCAGCCGGGGCGAACGGTGCAGGTCCGGATCCCGTTGCGGCGCCAGTAG